From Pelmatolapia mariae isolate MD_Pm_ZW linkage group LG1, Pm_UMD_F_2, whole genome shotgun sequence, one genomic window encodes:
- the dld gene encoding delta-like protein D, translating into MGRLCLLLAVSLTVLTCQVLCSGVFELKLQEFLNKKGITGNANCCPTHLQGQQQCECKTFFRVCLKHYQANVSPEPPCTYGGTVTPVLGSNSFQVPETNADSFTNPIRFSFGFTWPGTFSLIIEALHTDSLDDLTTDNPERLISRIATQRHLSVGEEWFSDVQTAGKTELRYSYRFLCDEHYYGEGCSVFCRPRDDAFGHFTCGERGEIICNSGWKGHYCTEPICLPGCDEEHGFCDKPGECKCRVGFSGRYCDDCIRYPGCLHGTCQQPWQCNCQEGWGGLFCNQDLNYCTHHKPCLNGATCTNTGQGSYTCSCLPGYTGASCEIQVSECSGSPCRNGGSCTDNDNGYKCTCPPGFYGNNCELSANTCADGPCFNGGHCVDNPEGGYFCQCPTGYAGFNCEKKIDHCSSNPCLNGAECVDLVNSYLCQCSEGFSGPNCEESGTSVSGYCLSFPCQNGGTCQETGSGYTCSCPPGYTGKNCSSPVSRCKHNPCHNGATCHERGSRYMCACVPGYGGHNCQFLLPEIPRGHPVVDGPDRIYSGSENPDDVEDDNGGFPWAAVCIGVFLVLVILIGCSVLVVYIRVKLQERHSHHSDSVHSDSHETMNNLTTTNNCLRSDKELGVLMTTSIKNTNKKADYHSDLTGSLGGLSGIGGLNGTEKNGFKSRYPSVEYNLVHELQPEELPPCKEEGHQEPEVKCEMLDESDTEERYRKRKNSDASEKKPVAESLSCSEAKYQSSTDLNCHAASDLKYQSTSDIKFQSTSDVECSGPSDSRYQCTSDTKYQSVYVISDQKDECIIATEV; encoded by the exons ATGGGACGCCTGTGTCTGCTCCTGGCTGTCAGTCTCACCGTACTCACCTGCCAG GTTCTGTGCTCGGGCGTGTTTGAGCTGAAGTTGCAGGAGTTCCTGAACAAGAAGGGGATAACTGGGAATGCCAACTGCTGCCCCACTCACCTGCAGGGCCAGCAGCAGTGTGAGTGCAAGACTTTCTTTCGGGTCTGTCTGAAGCACTATCAGGCCAACGTCTCCCCAGAGCCTCCCTGCACGTATGGGGGGACTGTGACTCCCGTCCTCGGCTCCAACTCCTTCCAGGTCCCGGAGACCAACGCGGACAGCTTCACCAACCCGATCCGTTTTTCCTTCGGTTTCACATGGCCA GGGACGTTTTCACTGATCATTGAAGCTCTCCACACCGACTCCCTGGACGACCTGACAACAG ACAACCCAGAGCGTCTGATCAGCAGGATCGCCACTCAGCGTCACCTCAGTGTGGGAGAAGAGTGGTTCAGTGATGTGCAGACAGCTGGCAAGACTGAGCTGCGATACTCCTACCGCTTCCTGTGTGATGAGCACTACTACGGCGAAGGCTGCTCTGTTTTCTGCCGCCCGCGAGATGATGCTTTCGGACACTTCACTTGCGGCGAGCGTGGAGAGATCATATGCAACTCTGGCTGGAAGGGACACTACTGCACTGAAC CAATCTGCCTTCCTGGATGTGATGAAGAACACGGTTTCTGTGATAAACCAGGAGAGTGCAA GTGTCGTGTGGGCTTTAGTGGGCGTTACTGTGATGACTGCATCCGTTACCCTGGCTGCCTCCATGGCACCTGCCAACAGCCTTGGCAGTGTAACTGCCAGGAGGGCTGGGGTGGGCTTTTCTGCAACCAGG ATCTGAACTACTGTACACACCACAAACCCTGTCTTAACGGAGCCACCTGCACTAACACTGGCCAGGGCAGCTACACTTGTTCCTGCCTACCTGGATACACAGGGGCCAGCTGTGAGATCCAAGTCAGTGAATGTTCCGGAAGTCCATGTCGCAACGGAGGCAGCTGCACT GACAATGACAATGGATATAAGTGCACATGCCCACCTGGTTTTTATGGTAACAACTGTGAGTTAAGCGCCAACACCTGTGCAGACGGGCCTTGCTTCAACGGCGGACATTGTGTTGACAATCCGGAAGGTGGCTACTTCTGTCAGTGCCCGACAGGATATGCTGGCTTCAACTGCGAGAAGAAAATTGACCACTGCTCGTCCAACCCCTGTTTAAATG GTGCAGAATGTGTGGATCTGGTGAACTCCTACCTCTGTCAGTGTTCTGAAGGGTTTTCAGGTCCTAACTGTGAGGAAAGCGGCACTAGCGTCTCTGGATATTGTCTCTCCTTCCCTTGTCAGAATGGTGGGACATgccaggaaacaggaagtggctACACTTGTAGTTGCCCCCCAG GCTATACTGGCAAAAACTGCAGCTCTCCTGTCTCCCGATGCAAACACAACCCCTGCCACAATGGAGCCACTTGTCATGAGCGAGGCAGCCGCtatatgtgtgcctgtgtgccCGGCTACGGCGGTCACAACTGTCAGTTCCTCTTACCAGAGATTCCCAGGGGTCATCCGGTTGTGGATGGACCCGATCGAATATACTCTGGAAGTGAAAATCCTGATGATGTGGAGGATGACAATGGAGGATTCCCTTGGGCGGCCGTGTGCATCGGCGTCTTCCTGGTTCTTGTGATCTTGATCGGATGCTCTGTGCTGGTGGTCTACATTCGGGTAAAACTGCAGGAGCGGCACAGTCATCACAGTGACAGTGTCCACAGTGACAGCCACGAGACCATGAACAACTTGACAACCACCAACAACTGTCTCCGCAGCGACAAGGAACTGGGAGTTCTGATGACAACATcaattaaaaacaccaacaagaAGGCAGATTATCATTCGGATCTCACTGGATCTCTCGGAGGTCTGAGTGGAATCGGTGGGCTCAACGGAACAGAGAAGAATGGCTTTAAATCTCGGTACCCTAGCGTGGAGTACAACCTGGTCCACGAGCTTCAACCTGAGGAGTTGCCACCATGTAAAGAGGAGGGTCACCAAGAgccagaggtcaaatgtgaaaTGCTGGATGAGTCAGATACAGAGGAGAGATACAGGAAGAGGAAAAACAG TGATGCATCAGAAAAGAAACCTGTGGCCGAGTCACTGAGCTGCAGTGAAGCAAAATATCAGTCATCCACCGATTTGAATTGTCACGCAGCGAGCGATCTTAAATATCAGTCGACCAGCGACATTAAATTCCAGTCAACCAGTGATGTTGAATGCAGCGGTCCCAGTGACAGCAGGTACCAGTGCACCAGTGACACCAAATACCAGTCTGTCTACGTCATATCAGACCAGAAAGACGAATGCATCATTGCCACAGAG GTATGA